Proteins from one Staphylococcus saprophyticus subsp. saprophyticus ATCC 15305 = NCTC 7292 genomic window:
- the ylqF gene encoding ribosome biogenesis GTPase YlqF, which produces MVIQWYPGHMAKAKREVSEQLKKVDVVFELVDARIPYSSRNPMIDEVIQQKPRVVILNKKDMANLKELEKWESYFKEKGFYPVAIDAKHGKGLKQVEQTAIKATKEKFEKEKQKGLTPRAIRAMIVGIPNVGKSTLINKLANKSIAKTGNTPGVTKQQQWIKVGQSLQLLDTPGILWPKFEDQLVGKKLSVTGAIKDSIVHLDEVAIYALDFMKAHDYDGLIQHYKIDVSKEAENIEWFDAIGRRRGLLRRGNEIDYEAVIDLIIHEVRNAKIGTYTFDIISEMDV; this is translated from the coding sequence ATGGTAATTCAGTGGTATCCAGGTCATATGGCCAAAGCAAAAAGAGAAGTTTCAGAGCAATTAAAAAAAGTAGATGTTGTATTTGAACTTGTAGATGCGCGCATACCTTATAGTTCTAGAAATCCAATGATTGATGAGGTTATACAACAAAAGCCTAGAGTCGTTATTTTAAATAAAAAAGATATGGCGAATTTAAAAGAATTAGAGAAATGGGAATCATATTTTAAAGAAAAAGGCTTTTATCCAGTTGCAATTGATGCGAAGCATGGTAAAGGTCTAAAACAAGTTGAACAAACTGCTATCAAAGCAACCAAAGAAAAATTTGAAAAAGAAAAACAAAAAGGATTAACACCACGTGCGATTAGAGCAATGATAGTAGGGATACCCAATGTAGGTAAATCAACATTGATTAATAAATTAGCTAATAAATCAATTGCAAAAACGGGTAACACGCCTGGTGTTACAAAGCAACAACAGTGGATTAAAGTAGGTCAATCGCTACAATTATTAGACACACCAGGTATATTATGGCCAAAATTTGAGGATCAATTGGTTGGAAAAAAATTAAGTGTTACGGGTGCAATCAAAGATAGTATTGTTCACTTAGATGAAGTGGCAATCTATGCGTTAGACTTTATGAAAGCACATGATTATGACGGTTTAATACAGCACTATAAAATAGATGTTTCAAAAGAAGCAGAAAATATAGAGTGGTTTGATGCGATAGGCCGTAGAAGAGGATTGTTAAGACGAGGTAATGAAATTGATTACGAAGCGGTCATAGATTTAATTATACACGAAGTGAGAAACGCTAAAATCGGTACGTATACATTTGATATTATTTCCGAAATGGACGTGTAA
- a CDS encoding YfhO family protein, protein MKQKLLYLCLFVTLAVVGHSYIIYRFIHDGVLFTGPNDGMEQMVPIQMYLFDNWHHGNFFYASDFGLGGDFFSDLSYYFSTNIIFIINVIVIVLLKTFITLDTTHIMFWMTNALIVSIFKSAIAMLATYLYVRYIALNKKIAVLAAFIFVISPIYFRFTVYWPFFSDVFIWLPLLLWSIERFLKSGKIGFFIIIVAITLINNFYFAYYQLLTGLIYLTIRLVFRHQADIIPRFKSFMSLFIASVIGLGCSLPFFFPAIQSFFNNRRTPFDGNVDLFEPFNQNTNVFYDNYLIVILFITGQALLSFKLYKHYYFKLFAISTLILICASFVPFIDQIFNGFSAPQKRWHYLIAFNSAVLIGLYVKYFRTISIPNYIFSSVISLSIIGLSAWYYDDVVAWVWFAPIVSLIGFLILLINESHIKLKLTHLFVLSIMILTVLVSTVFIRNQIYFEDHVKRANAYFVNASLFNTPLQQQLVKDMNTHKLEDERIDWRVNEQDNTPMYQQFKGLSIYSSIFDHHILDFYYDELKINMQEESVSRYQSTNGRQNMSSLFSIKYLMVKRYQHNIPAYFKKIKNDGQYEIYENTLNLPSVRVSNKKYNSNDLHNPIDKEHAMMDGVILNNKGASYTAKAPNLLNQTRITYKDIDNKRNHQIHASKNDSHVQIHIPKHLRQRYHDFYLTIKVKRGLPDSNFSVQINNYTNNRLYNNSTYRTGVDTQLYRTQPDKNGNINVGLSPTGNYYLDIQSLHGENYNHLKSAYAKQNNDGHYTDIKNGVKVKLGPHEKGIATINIPYREGMTAYVDNKKIKPLNVNYMMTGVPVSKDSKEIIIKYRPKYWYTVTAISIIFIIGSLSWFMRKRYKNK, encoded by the coding sequence ATGAAACAAAAATTATTATATCTTTGTTTATTCGTAACATTGGCAGTCGTTGGCCATAGTTACATCATATATAGATTTATTCATGATGGTGTTTTATTCACGGGTCCTAATGATGGTATGGAACAAATGGTGCCGATTCAAATGTATCTATTTGATAACTGGCATCATGGTAATTTCTTTTATGCTTCAGATTTTGGACTCGGTGGTGATTTTTTTAGTGACTTAAGCTATTACTTCTCCACAAATATTATTTTTATCATAAATGTGATTGTAATTGTTTTATTAAAGACGTTTATAACACTGGATACTACTCATATTATGTTTTGGATGACCAATGCACTCATTGTTTCTATTTTTAAATCTGCGATTGCAATGCTTGCGACTTATCTATATGTCCGTTATATAGCTTTAAATAAAAAAATTGCCGTTCTAGCTGCGTTCATTTTTGTAATTTCACCAATCTATTTCAGGTTCACAGTATATTGGCCATTTTTCAGTGATGTTTTTATTTGGTTACCGTTGTTATTGTGGTCAATCGAACGTTTTTTAAAAAGTGGGAAGATTGGTTTCTTTATCATTATAGTAGCCATTACATTAATCAATAATTTTTATTTTGCATATTATCAATTATTAACTGGATTAATTTATTTAACTATCAGACTAGTGTTTAGACATCAAGCTGATATCATTCCTAGGTTCAAGTCTTTCATGTCTTTATTTATTGCATCAGTTATTGGATTAGGATGTAGTCTTCCATTCTTTTTCCCAGCAATTCAAAGTTTCTTTAATAATAGACGCACACCTTTTGACGGCAATGTAGATTTATTTGAGCCATTCAATCAAAATACCAATGTTTTTTATGATAATTATTTAATCGTAATATTATTTATCACTGGTCAGGCGTTATTATCATTCAAATTATACAAACATTATTATTTCAAATTATTTGCAATTTCTACGCTTATATTAATTTGTGCTAGTTTTGTTCCTTTTATCGATCAGATATTTAATGGCTTTTCAGCGCCACAAAAACGTTGGCATTATTTAATAGCATTTAATTCTGCAGTTTTAATTGGCTTATATGTAAAATATTTTCGGACAATTTCTATACCAAACTATATTTTTTCATCCGTTATCTCATTAAGTATTATTGGCTTAAGTGCATGGTATTATGATGATGTTGTAGCATGGGTTTGGTTCGCACCCATAGTGAGTTTAATTGGCTTTTTAATTCTATTAATCAATGAATCTCATATCAAACTTAAACTTACACATTTATTTGTTTTATCAATAATGATTTTAACAGTCTTAGTTTCTACTGTATTTATACGAAATCAAATTTATTTTGAAGACCATGTCAAACGTGCTAATGCTTATTTTGTGAATGCAAGCCTTTTTAACACACCATTACAACAGCAATTAGTTAAAGATATGAATACACATAAACTTGAAGATGAGCGCATAGATTGGCGTGTCAATGAACAAGACAATACGCCGATGTATCAACAATTTAAAGGACTAAGTATCTATTCTAGTATATTTGATCATCACATATTAGATTTTTACTATGATGAGCTAAAAATCAATATGCAAGAAGAATCAGTGAGTAGATATCAATCAACCAATGGGCGTCAAAATATGAGCAGTTTATTTTCTATTAAATATCTAATGGTCAAGCGCTATCAACATAATATTCCTGCATACTTCAAAAAGATTAAAAACGATGGTCAATATGAAATTTATGAAAACACTTTAAATTTACCATCTGTACGTGTTTCTAATAAAAAGTATAATTCAAATGATTTACATAACCCTATTGATAAAGAACATGCAATGATGGATGGCGTTATTTTAAATAATAAAGGTGCATCTTATACGGCAAAGGCACCAAATTTATTAAATCAAACTCGTATCACGTACAAAGATATAGATAACAAACGCAATCATCAAATACATGCTTCTAAAAACGATAGCCATGTACAAATTCATATACCTAAACATTTAAGACAACGTTATCATGACTTTTATTTAACGATTAAAGTCAAACGTGGTCTACCAGATAGTAATTTTTCAGTCCAAATAAATAACTATACAAATAACCGCTTGTACAACAATTCGACTTATCGAACAGGTGTGGATACACAACTTTATAGAACACAACCTGATAAAAATGGTAATATAAATGTTGGGCTAAGCCCAACAGGTAATTACTATCTAGATATTCAAAGTTTGCATGGTGAAAACTACAATCATTTAAAATCAGCATATGCAAAGCAAAATAACGATGGACATTATACAGATATTAAAAATGGCGTGAAGGTTAAGTTAGGTCCTCACGAAAAAGGAATCGCTACGATTAATATACCGTATCGTGAAGGCATGACTGCATATGTCGACAACAAAAAAATTAAACCATTAAATGTGAATTATATGATGACTGGCGTGCCAGTTTCAAAAGATAGCAAAGAAATCATAATCAAATATCGTCCAAAATATTGGTATACGGTTACTGCTATTTCAATTATTTTCATTATAGGATCGCTATCATGGTTTATGAGAAAGAGATATAAAAACAAATAA
- a CDS encoding YfhO family protein yields the protein MFRKLWSHKVSRLFCIIAMGILVALLTFTPYIYRYITQGNVFSGSGDGFRQMMPFQMYLYEHFSQFKLFYDHSFGLGGDYVKDLSYYYSTSPLTWINFIFVWFSEILFNSHPNQISYWASNQIIVAFVKGVVTFVISFYFFRYLKFKNYATLLAAMLYASSTTVIYFNFTWSYYGDLLIFLPLSLLGVERFYKEKKIGLFIFAIALTLFSNFYFSYYEAIVLLAYVAYRFIFPHPTDLVSRKQQLILIPIAVILSTLIGIWGFYTGVTSFFNNDRVSNPYFKIPLFTDFARQKHFFTNGFYITVSIITVVALLSFKLYKHYYYRLFAIATWIMLIGSLTPHFDSMFNGFSTPERRWVYIFAIMSAGLIALFIQHLSELTLKAYILTCIPVCIIMLVMNIIVTDQKMSWMIICFILMVFIALLLFKKNLLQNHWFKVSIIVLFVIQQAFILSNDYYNNVKRYESTKQAIQDSDYHSPALAKKINAINHQQDDPLHRIDYMSQYGLNSPMIYHFNGIALYSSIFDGDILKYYDKTLQINMHTDKNSTYRLLSNRANLMALWHVEDRIRRPDDLNMPYGFTQKDIVHHSKKESFIHSVNQIHYPSAHITDKVYNANDLKSPLDKEQAMLQGVVFDNNTEANQSFKPNKNLLSDASATLKDAHRLDNHQLIIEKDNGGISYQLPSSIANKYKDMYVEMDVELLSPDKEHDVGINEYNQHRNELSYKYRRFVTPVTMRVKANEKLNLKLSKGKYRVNVKGIYGEDYHTLRHASSSLDAVKVTQQRNGYTIHKHKNDAGYLVLPMAYRDGMQAYEGDKKVTVKQGNGIMTVIPVDKGQEIIKLKYAPPYHKTLIILTVIGIISSIIFTKRISKSSKREI from the coding sequence ATGTTTCGTAAACTTTGGTCTCACAAAGTTTCAAGATTATTTTGTATTATAGCAATGGGCATTTTAGTTGCACTATTAACATTTACACCGTACATCTATCGATATATAACGCAAGGTAATGTATTTAGTGGATCAGGTGACGGTTTTAGGCAAATGATGCCCTTTCAAATGTACCTTTATGAACACTTTAGCCAATTCAAACTATTTTATGATCACTCATTTGGGCTAGGTGGCGATTATGTTAAAGACTTATCATATTATTATTCGACCTCACCTTTAACATGGATTAACTTCATTTTTGTTTGGTTTTCAGAGATTTTATTTAATAGTCATCCTAACCAAATAAGTTATTGGGCAAGCAATCAAATTATTGTTGCTTTTGTCAAAGGTGTTGTCACGTTTGTCATTTCATTTTACTTTTTTAGATATTTAAAATTTAAAAATTATGCTACGTTGCTTGCTGCAATGCTTTATGCTTCATCAACGACTGTGATTTATTTTAATTTCACTTGGTCGTATTACGGTGATTTACTTATTTTCCTTCCTTTATCATTACTAGGTGTTGAACGATTTTATAAAGAAAAGAAAATTGGTTTATTCATATTCGCCATTGCACTAACCTTATTTTCAAATTTTTATTTTAGTTATTACGAAGCGATTGTCCTCCTAGCATACGTCGCTTATAGGTTTATCTTTCCACATCCAACTGATTTGGTTTCTCGGAAACAACAACTTATTTTGATTCCTATTGCAGTTATTTTAAGTACTTTAATAGGCATCTGGGGCTTTTATACGGGCGTTACTTCATTTTTCAATAACGATCGAGTTAGTAACCCATATTTTAAAATTCCACTGTTCACTGATTTCGCACGTCAAAAGCATTTTTTCACAAATGGTTTTTATATTACAGTGTCTATAATAACTGTGGTCGCTTTATTATCTTTTAAACTATACAAACATTATTATTATAGATTATTTGCAATTGCTACGTGGATCATGTTGATTGGGTCACTTACACCACATTTCGATAGCATGTTCAATGGATTTTCAACTCCAGAACGTAGATGGGTATACATATTTGCAATCATGTCTGCTGGCTTAATCGCCCTATTTATCCAGCACCTATCGGAATTAACTCTGAAAGCCTATATCTTAACCTGCATTCCAGTATGTATCATCATGCTAGTCATGAATATTATCGTTACAGATCAAAAAATGTCATGGATGATTATTTGTTTCATACTTATGGTATTTATCGCTTTATTATTATTTAAGAAAAACTTATTACAAAATCATTGGTTTAAGGTATCCATAATAGTTTTATTTGTAATTCAACAAGCATTCATATTATCTAATGATTACTATAATAATGTGAAAAGATATGAATCTACAAAACAAGCCATACAGGACTCTGATTATCATAGCCCAGCTTTAGCCAAAAAAATAAATGCAATAAACCACCAGCAAGATGATCCATTACATCGTATCGATTATATGTCTCAATATGGATTAAATTCACCAATGATTTACCATTTTAATGGCATTGCTTTATATTCAAGTATTTTCGATGGCGATATTTTAAAATATTATGATAAAACACTACAAATCAATATGCATACAGATAAAAACAGCACGTATCGTTTATTATCTAATCGCGCCAACTTAATGGCTTTATGGCATGTAGAGGACCGTATTCGTCGGCCTGATGATTTAAATATGCCCTATGGATTTACACAGAAAGATATAGTTCATCATTCTAAAAAAGAATCATTTATACATTCAGTTAATCAAATCCATTATCCAAGTGCACACATTACAGATAAGGTTTATAATGCGAATGATTTAAAATCACCCTTAGATAAAGAACAAGCCATGCTACAAGGTGTCGTTTTTGACAATAATACAGAAGCCAATCAATCGTTCAAGCCGAATAAAAACTTATTATCCGATGCTTCTGCAACACTAAAAGATGCACACAGATTAGATAATCATCAACTGATTATAGAAAAAGACAATGGTGGTATAAGTTACCAATTGCCTTCGTCTATTGCTAATAAATATAAAGATATGTACGTTGAAATGGATGTTGAATTACTTTCTCCAGATAAGGAACATGACGTTGGTATTAACGAATACAATCAACATCGTAATGAGTTATCTTATAAATATAGACGTTTTGTAACACCAGTCACAATGAGGGTTAAAGCAAACGAAAAACTTAATCTTAAATTGTCTAAAGGTAAGTATAGAGTGAATGTTAAAGGCATATATGGCGAAGATTATCATACCTTGCGCCATGCATCTAGTTCATTAGACGCTGTTAAAGTCACACAACAACGTAATGGCTATACGATTCATAAGCATAAAAATGATGCAGGCTACTTAGTCTTGCCAATGGCGTATAGAGATGGGATGCAAGCCTATGAAGGAGATAAAAAAGTCACTGTAAAGCAAGGTAATGGTATAATGACTGTCATTCCTGTTGATAAAGGACAAGAAATAATCAAACTCAAATATGCACCACCTTACCATAAAACATTAATTATTTTGACGGTGATAGGTATCATCTCAAGTATTATTTTTACAAAGCGCATTTCAAAATCTTCAAAAAGAGAAATTTAA
- the rplS gene encoding 50S ribosomal protein L19: MSNHKLIEAVTQSQLRTDLPSFRPGDTLKVHVRIIEGTRERIQVFEGVVIKRRGGGISETFTVRKISSGVGVERTFPLHTPKIEKIEVSRRGKVRRAKLYYLRELRGKAARIKEIR; this comes from the coding sequence ATGAGTAATCACAAATTAATCGAAGCAGTAACTCAATCGCAATTACGCACAGATTTACCTTCATTCCGTCCAGGTGACACTTTAAAAGTGCACGTACGTATTATTGAAGGTACACGTGAACGTATCCAAGTATTCGAAGGTGTAGTAATCAAACGCCGTGGTGGAGGTATTTCAGAAACTTTCACTGTTCGTAAGATTTCTTCAGGTGTAGGTGTGGAACGTACTTTCCCATTACACACACCAAAAATCGAAAAAATCGAAGTTTCACGTCGTGGTAAAGTTCGTCGTGCTAAATTATACTACCTACGTGAATTACGTGGTAAAGCTGCTAGAATTAAAGAAATTCGTTAA
- the trmD gene encoding tRNA (guanosine(37)-N1)-methyltransferase TrmD, translating to MKIDFLTLFPEMFNGVLNQSILKRAQDKNMLTVNTVDFRHFAENKHNQVDDYPFGGGQGMVLKPEPIFNAMESIEKTDDTRVILMCPQGKPFTQAIANELSQSEHVVFICGHYEGYDERIREHLVTDEISMGDYVLTGGELPAMVMTDAIVRLLPGVLGNQQSHEDDSFQDGLLEFPQYTRPREYKGMSVPDVLLSGNHAHIDRWRHEQKILRTFVKRPDLLERYPMTVEEKDIVERYKKQLKKD from the coding sequence ATGAAGATTGATTTTCTAACTTTATTTCCAGAAATGTTTAATGGTGTTTTAAACCAATCCATTTTAAAGCGTGCACAAGATAAAAATATGTTAACAGTCAATACAGTTGATTTTAGACATTTTGCAGAAAATAAACATAATCAAGTGGATGATTATCCTTTTGGTGGTGGTCAAGGCATGGTATTAAAGCCTGAACCCATTTTTAATGCAATGGAAAGTATTGAAAAAACAGATGACACAAGAGTGATTTTAATGTGTCCGCAAGGCAAACCATTTACACAAGCGATAGCAAATGAACTAAGCCAATCAGAACATGTAGTGTTTATTTGTGGTCATTACGAAGGCTATGACGAAAGAATACGTGAACACTTAGTTACAGACGAGATTTCTATGGGAGACTATGTATTAACGGGAGGCGAATTACCTGCAATGGTGATGACAGACGCCATAGTGAGATTATTACCAGGTGTTTTAGGTAACCAACAATCTCATGAAGATGATTCATTCCAAGATGGCTTATTAGAATTCCCACAATATACAAGACCACGAGAATATAAAGGGATGAGTGTACCGGATGTATTACTTTCAGGTAATCATGCTCATATTGATCGATGGCGACATGAACAAAAAATTCTACGTACATTTGTAAAACGACCAGATTTATTAGAACGGTATCCAATGACAGTTGAAGAAAAAGATATTGTAGAAAGATACAAAAAGCAATTGAAAAAAGACTAG
- the rimM gene encoding ribosome maturation factor RimM (Essential for efficient processing of 16S rRNA), whose amino-acid sequence MKVEIGKIVNTHGIKGEIKVKSNSDFTETRFQPGELVIIERKNKEPLEFTIASYRMHKGLHMLTFEGINNINDIEYLKGETIMQERDHEEIELGEHEFYYSDIIGCTVFDDDDTPIGRVTEIFETGANDVWVVKGDKEYLIPYIADVVKDIDVEGRRIQITPMEGLLD is encoded by the coding sequence ATGAAGGTAGAGATAGGTAAAATTGTTAATACACATGGTATTAAAGGAGAAATAAAAGTAAAATCAAATTCAGATTTTACAGAAACACGCTTTCAGCCTGGGGAGCTTGTAATTATTGAACGTAAAAATAAAGAGCCATTAGAATTCACAATTGCTTCTTATCGTATGCATAAAGGTCTTCATATGTTGACATTTGAAGGCATTAATAATATTAATGATATTGAATATTTAAAAGGTGAAACCATTATGCAAGAACGAGATCATGAAGAAATAGAACTCGGTGAACATGAATTTTATTATTCAGATATCATTGGTTGCACTGTATTTGATGACGATGATACACCAATTGGACGCGTTACAGAAATTTTCGAAACAGGCGCAAATGACGTGTGGGTAGTTAAAGGTGACAAAGAGTACTTGATTCCATATATCGCTGATGTTGTTAAGGATATTGATGTAGAGGGTAGACGTATTCAAATTACACCAATGGAAGGATTGTTGGATTAA
- the rpsP gene encoding 30S ribosomal protein S16, producing MAVKLRLTRLGSKRNPFYRIVAADARAPRDGRNIEQIGTYNPNNVNAAEVKIDEELALKWLKNGAKPTDTVHNILSREGILKKFDDQK from the coding sequence ATGGCAGTTAAATTACGTTTAACACGTTTAGGTTCAAAAAGAAATCCATTCTATCGTATCGTAGCAGCTGATGCTCGTGCACCACGTGACGGTCGTAATATCGAACAAATCGGTACTTACAACCCAAACAATGTGAATGCAGCTGAAGTTAAAATCGACGAAGAATTAGCACTTAAATGGTTAAAAAATGGTGCGAAACCAACTGATACAGTTCATAATATCTTATCAAGAGAAGGCATCTTGAAGAAATTTGACGATCAAAAATAG
- a CDS encoding 3-oxoacyl-ACP reductase, translated as MKKTVIVTGSSRGLGATIVNTLAQQGHNVVINYHNSRQAAQQLVDEIGTHQSIAIQADVTKRNEIDALVEKATQYFGHIDAIVNNALVGFKFDPVQQQAFVDLTWEDYQQQIDGTLKAAFNLCQSVIPQFIERQNGHIISIGTNLFQNPVVPYHEYTTAKAGLIGFSRNLAAELGQYGITSNVVSGGLLKTTDASASTTTEVFDLIAQTTPIKKVTAPQDVANMVAYLVSDEANGITGQNFTVDGGLTMN; from the coding sequence ATGAAAAAAACTGTAATTGTAACTGGTAGCAGTCGAGGATTAGGTGCGACAATCGTGAACACATTAGCGCAACAAGGACATAACGTTGTCATAAACTATCACAACAGCAGACAAGCTGCACAACAACTTGTAGATGAAATTGGAACTCATCAATCAATCGCTATCCAAGCAGATGTTACAAAACGCAATGAAATAGACGCGTTAGTTGAGAAAGCTACGCAATATTTTGGTCACATAGATGCTATAGTCAATAATGCACTTGTTGGCTTTAAATTTGACCCTGTTCAACAACAAGCATTTGTTGACCTTACATGGGAGGATTATCAACAACAAATTGATGGTACATTGAAAGCTGCTTTTAATTTGTGTCAAAGTGTTATACCTCAATTCATCGAAAGACAAAATGGCCATATCATTTCAATTGGTACAAATTTATTTCAAAATCCTGTCGTCCCTTATCATGAATATACAACAGCTAAAGCTGGTTTGATTGGTTTTTCACGCAATTTAGCTGCAGAATTAGGTCAATATGGTATCACATCTAATGTCGTTTCTGGCGGCTTATTAAAGACAACGGATGCAAGTGCAAGTACCACTACTGAAGTATTCGATTTAATTGCTCAAACCACTCCAATAAAAAAGGTAACCGCACCACAAGATGTTGCTAATATGGTTGCATATCTCGTATCAGATGAAGCAAATGGCATCACAGGTCAAAATTTTACAGTCGACGGTGGCTTAACAATGAACTAA
- a CDS encoding LLM class flavin-dependent oxidoreductase, with product MTQSQHLSIGVLIYACGHHQAAWRMPHSSIERIGDITYYQSLARTAEQGLFDAIFFADNQSFPASSKSDMPAFWFDPLVNLAAISQVTQHVGLVATISSTFSNPFTAARQLLSLDHMSQGRAGWNLVTSMTDMEAANHSMDHLPEHEERYKKADEFAQVMNRLLESWSLDDFLHDKEDNKLINPSAINAINHEGEHFNVRGPLTTPSSPQGKPIAMQAGASDPGIALATKYADAVYAVAWNFNQASAFKNKLNQKLIQEGKPKDSLKVFPGLVAYVGQTYEEAYAKKQKLDESLEVDTALNQLAFFIRQNCHSWDLDEPVPPLPPVESFKGPKGRYQTVLEIIKDKNPTLRELLGYLSAGGGHLTLIGTPKDIVDEMERWFDAGVADGFNLMPPEFPNSLEDFVDDVVPELQKRGLYRTEYEGTTFRENIGI from the coding sequence ATGACACAATCACAACATTTAAGCATTGGTGTACTTATCTATGCTTGTGGCCATCACCAGGCTGCATGGCGTATGCCACATTCAAGCATTGAGCGTATTGGTGATATTACTTATTATCAATCATTAGCAAGAACTGCAGAACAAGGCTTATTTGATGCCATATTTTTTGCTGACAATCAATCTTTTCCAGCTAGTTCGAAAAGTGATATGCCTGCATTTTGGTTTGATCCCCTCGTTAATTTAGCAGCAATATCGCAAGTTACACAACATGTGGGCCTAGTTGCTACGATATCTAGTACATTCTCCAATCCATTCACAGCTGCTAGACAACTACTCAGTCTAGACCATATGAGTCAAGGTCGTGCTGGTTGGAATTTAGTAACGTCAATGACTGATATGGAAGCTGCTAATCATAGTATGGACCATTTACCTGAACACGAGGAACGCTATAAAAAAGCAGATGAATTTGCACAAGTGATGAATCGTTTACTCGAATCATGGTCATTGGATGACTTTTTACACGATAAAGAAGATAATAAGTTAATCAATCCATCAGCAATCAACGCTATTAATCATGAAGGAGAACATTTCAATGTCCGTGGACCTTTAACAACCCCAAGTAGCCCTCAAGGGAAACCCATTGCAATGCAAGCGGGCGCCTCCGATCCTGGTATCGCATTAGCAACTAAATATGCTGATGCAGTTTATGCTGTTGCTTGGAATTTCAATCAAGCTAGCGCTTTCAAGAACAAATTAAATCAAAAATTGATACAAGAAGGTAAGCCTAAAGATAGTTTGAAAGTATTTCCTGGATTAGTTGCATATGTCGGACAAACTTATGAAGAAGCTTATGCAAAAAAACAAAAACTCGATGAATCTTTAGAAGTTGATACCGCTTTAAATCAATTAGCCTTTTTTATTCGTCAAAATTGCCATAGCTGGGATTTGGATGAACCGGTACCACCATTACCACCTGTCGAATCTTTTAAAGGACCTAAAGGACGCTATCAAACTGTGCTAGAAATCATTAAAGATAAAAATCCAACATTACGTGAGTTATTAGGTTATTTAAGTGCTGGAGGTGGGCATTTAACACTCATCGGAACACCAAAGGATATTGTAGATGAAATGGAACGCTGGTTTGACGCGGGTGTTGCGGATGGTTTTAACTTAATGCCTCCAGAATTTCCAAATAGTTTAGAAGATTTTGTCGATGATGTTGTGCCTGAATTACAAAAACGTGGATTGTATCGTACTGAATACGAAGGTACAACATTTAGAGAAAATATTGGAATTTAA